The genomic DNA GGCCGGCAGTCAGAGACGGGACGACACTGGTCCACGTCGACCCAGTCGCGAACGAGACGACCCGACTGGCCGACTACCACGTCGCCCCGCGGCCCGGCCGGGACGCGACGGTGTTCGACCTGTTTTCCGCCCGGTTGCTGGCCGACGGGGACGGCGTCGACCGGTCGTTCGTGGCCGACCGGACGCGGGGCTTCGACCGGTTCGGGGAGTCGATGGCCGACTACGACCGGGAGCGCGCAGTCAGCGCCGCCGGCGTCGACGCGGACAGCGTGGCTCGCGTCGGCGACGAACTCGCGGCCGCCGACACCATCGCGGCGATGGTCGGGACCGGAATCGAGGGCGGCGACGGCGAGACGGCGGCGGCGTTGCTCGATCTCCTGTTGCTGACCGGCAGTGTCGGCCGGCCCGGAACCGGTCTGTTCGTCCTCCGCGGCCTCGCGAACGAGCAAGGGGCAGTCGACGCGGGCTGTGTACCCGATTACCTTCCGGGGTATCAGCCGGTGACCGAGCGCGCGGCTCGCGACCGGGTCGCAGACGAGTGGGGCGTCACACCGCCGTCGACGCCCGGGAAGAACGCTCGGGAGTTGCTCGCGGCCTTCGGCGAGGGAGTTCGGGGCGCGCTCGTCGTCGGTGAGAACCCCGCCGTCTCGAAGCGGGAGCGGGAGTGGCTACAGCGGCGGCTCGACGGGCTGGACACGCTCGTCGTCGTCGACATCATGCCGAACAGTACCACAGAACACGCAGACGTGGTCCTCCCCGCGGCAGCGGGCGTCGAGAAGTCCGGGAGCCTCACGAATCTCGAACGACGGGTGCAGCGGTTCCCCCGGGCGGCGACGGCGCCGGGAGACGCCCGCCCCGACCTCGATATCCTCTCGGAGTTAGGGGCACGGCTGACCGGGAAGCCAGCGTCGTTCGACTACGATGGTCCGGAGGCAGTGTTCGACGAACTGTCGCGGGTCGCGCCGACACACGCCGGCATCGCGTACGCCGACCTCGACGCCGGCGGCCGCCAGTGGCCGTTCGATTCGGACGGGGTCCTGTACAGAGCGACGTTCGACACCGACGACGGCCTCGCGGCGTTCGGGACGGCACGGTCGGTCCCGGAGCGTGACTCGGCCGACAGTCTCAGGCTCGTGACCGGCGGCCGCACGAGCGAGTTCGCCGACGATTCCGCGGCGACAGCAGTCCTTCGGCTCGCCGCGGCCGACGCGGCCGAACGGAACATCGACGCCGGCGACGAGGTGATTGTCACCGACGGAGTGACCGAGGTCGTGGCGACAGCGCAGGTCGACGAGGGGACCCGGTCGGGGACGGTCTATCTCCCGGCTATCGTCGCCGATCCGCTCTTACGCAGCGGCGGCTCGACAGTACGCCTCGACCCCGCGTAGTCGGGTACGGCTCTTTCTTCGAGAAGGGGACTCACGGAACCTTGGCAGATCGGACCACAGATACGCAGTCGAAGGGGGCCGTCTTCGAGTTATCGCGATCTCGAAGCGGGTGGTGATACGTCGGGTACCGATTCGTAGATGTCTCCGCAGGACTGCGCTTACCTGTTGTAACTGGTCGGAATCGGCACGACACCGTGGAAGTCGAAGAGGTCCTCGACGAAGGCCTCAACGCGGCCCGGATTCTGCGGCACCGTGACTGCGGGGAGGTAGAACTTCTCCGTCGGTTCGTGGCGTGCGTGGGTTTGTGTTTTGCTCGCGTTCATCTCGTTTCACTGTTGTACCCCCAGACACATATCCCGATGGGCGGAAAATTCCAGATGTTTATAGCGGTCAAAATATGCATTATCGTTCGTTAAAATGTCTCGACTGGATAAGCCACGTCAAA from Halomicroarcula saliterrae includes the following:
- a CDS encoding molybdopterin oxidoreductase family protein, producing the protein MTERATTVCPLCGVGCRLKAGDGGRARGVPGPANPEGRLCSKGVGAFDVGDDRVTEPLVRRDGRLRPVSWATALDRAAEGLRAVRTAVGSDGLAFLGAPHCTNEENYLLQKIARTLGTNNVDNRARLCHVSAARTLAERLGWPATTNSLADVREADVVIVAGANPAERQPIAFNSFVRPAVRDGTTLVHVDPVANETTRLADYHVAPRPGRDATVFDLFSARLLADGDGVDRSFVADRTRGFDRFGESMADYDRERAVSAAGVDADSVARVGDELAAADTIAAMVGTGIEGGDGETAAALLDLLLLTGSVGRPGTGLFVLRGLANEQGAVDAGCVPDYLPGYQPVTERAARDRVADEWGVTPPSTPGKNARELLAAFGEGVRGALVVGENPAVSKREREWLQRRLDGLDTLVVVDIMPNSTTEHADVVLPAAAGVEKSGSLTNLERRVQRFPRAATAPGDARPDLDILSELGARLTGKPASFDYDGPEAVFDELSRVAPTHAGIAYADLDAGGRQWPFDSDGVLYRATFDTDDGLAAFGTARSVPERDSADSLRLVTGGRTSEFADDSAATAVLRLAAADAAERNIDAGDEVIVTDGVTEVVATAQVDEGTRSGTVYLPAIVADPLLRSGGSTVRLDPA